One part of the Streptomyces nigra genome encodes these proteins:
- a CDS encoding helix-turn-helix transcriptional regulator, which produces MRAARLIKMVLLLQSRPSMTAGELARELEVSERTVTRDAQALSEAGVPVYAERGRAGGYRLVGGYRTRLTGLARGEAEALFLSGVPGALREMGLEDAASAARLKVSAALLPSLRDASRTAAQRFHLDAPNWFTEPAPPELLPAVADAVWDDRRIVARYRRRGDEEVERELEPYGLVLKAGVWYLCARVPGDGAHRVYRIDRFLAVEAGDGRFERDESFDLPGFWAERAEQFARSILRTEVVLRVSPEGVRALRFAVGTLVAREALEAAGAPDGDGWVTATVPVESEEVAHGQLAALGPEVEVLAPRSLRERFAADAIRLAALYAD; this is translated from the coding sequence ATGCGTGCCGCTCGTCTGATCAAGATGGTGCTGTTGCTCCAGTCCCGGCCCTCCATGACCGCCGGTGAGCTGGCGCGGGAGCTGGAGGTCTCCGAGCGGACGGTCACCCGGGACGCGCAGGCGCTGTCGGAGGCCGGGGTGCCGGTCTACGCCGAGCGGGGCCGGGCCGGCGGGTACCGGCTGGTCGGCGGGTACCGCACGCGGCTGACCGGGCTCGCGCGCGGGGAGGCCGAGGCGCTGTTCCTCAGCGGGGTGCCGGGGGCGCTGCGCGAGATGGGCCTGGAGGACGCCGCGTCGGCCGCGCGGCTGAAGGTGTCGGCCGCTCTGCTGCCGTCGCTGCGCGACGCGTCCCGTACGGCGGCCCAGCGCTTCCATCTGGACGCGCCGAACTGGTTCACCGAGCCGGCGCCCCCGGAGCTGCTGCCGGCGGTCGCGGACGCCGTGTGGGACGACCGCCGGATCGTCGCGCGCTACCGGCGGCGCGGCGACGAAGAGGTCGAGCGGGAGCTGGAGCCGTACGGGCTCGTGCTGAAGGCCGGTGTCTGGTACCTGTGCGCCCGGGTCCCCGGGGACGGTGCCCACCGGGTGTACCGGATCGACCGGTTCCTCGCGGTCGAGGCCGGTGACGGGCGGTTCGAGCGGGACGAGTCGTTCGATCTGCCGGGGTTCTGGGCGGAGCGGGCCGAGCAGTTCGCGCGGTCGATCCTGCGGACGGAGGTGGTGCTGCGGGTGTCGCCCGAGGGGGTGCGCGCCCTGCGGTTCGCCGTCGGGACGCTGGTCGCGCGGGAGGCGCTGGAGGCGGCGGGCGCCCCGGACGGGGACGGCTGGGTGACGGCGACCGTCCCGGTGGAGTCCGAGGAGGTCGCCCACGGCCAGCTCGCGGCGCTGGGCCCCGAGGTGGAGGTGCTGGCCCCGAGGTCGCTGCGGGAGCGGTTCGCCGCCGACGCGATACGCCTGGCGGCCCTGTACGCCGATTGA
- a CDS encoding DUF4240 domain-containing protein, producing the protein MDETEFWELVDATREAAEGDPEEQADLLVDRLVQLDPDAVLDFARHFEARYNRAYTWDLWGAAWVLLDGASDDAFDFFRCWLIGQGREVYEGAVHDPDSLAELLDDFDEEFDGDGEELGYAADEAYEQLTGAVAPDLGLPPAPPEPSGTPVDFEDSRALAERFPRLWARFKG; encoded by the coding sequence ATGGACGAGACGGAGTTCTGGGAGCTGGTGGACGCGACCCGTGAGGCCGCGGAGGGCGATCCCGAGGAGCAGGCCGACCTGCTCGTGGACCGGCTGGTCCAGCTGGACCCGGACGCCGTGCTCGACTTCGCCCGCCACTTCGAGGCCCGCTACAACCGGGCCTACACCTGGGATCTGTGGGGCGCCGCCTGGGTCCTGCTCGACGGGGCCAGTGACGACGCCTTCGACTTCTTCCGCTGCTGGCTGATCGGCCAGGGCCGCGAGGTGTACGAGGGCGCGGTGCACGACCCGGACTCCCTGGCCGAGCTGCTGGACGACTTCGACGAGGAGTTCGACGGCGACGGGGAGGAGCTGGGGTACGCCGCAGACGAGGCGTACGAGCAGCTCACCGGTGCCGTCGCTCCCGATCTGGGCCTGCCGCCCGCGCCCCCGGAGCCGTCCGGCACACCTGTGGACTTCGAGGACTCGCGGGCGCTGGCGGAGCGGTTTCCCCGGCTGTGGGCACGCTTCAAGGGCTGA
- a CDS encoding peptidoglycan recognition protein family protein, producing the protein MALGFVPGVAAGLALVLCADGVEKSVEREKRPVAARPASYQAARPPIVPRDVWLDEKTLHTQPPPRYDDKVVAVFVHHTDSPNDYDCADSPRIIEHLYAGQTGARHWDDLGYNFVVDRCGTIYEGRAGGTDRPVTGAHTQGFNHRTAGVAALGTFTDGVPVPQAMTDAIAAVAAWKLGLSGTDPRTKVRLTSSNSLSRYASGTTATLPAVAGHNDGYSTSCPGAALSALLPEIRATAARLQGRAP; encoded by the coding sequence GTGGCCCTCGGTTTCGTACCGGGAGTGGCCGCCGGGCTCGCGCTCGTGCTGTGCGCCGACGGGGTGGAGAAGAGCGTCGAGCGGGAGAAGCGGCCCGTCGCGGCGCGCCCGGCCTCGTACCAGGCCGCCAGGCCGCCCATCGTGCCCCGGGACGTCTGGCTCGACGAGAAGACCCTGCACACCCAGCCGCCGCCGCGCTACGACGACAAGGTCGTCGCCGTCTTCGTCCACCACACGGACTCGCCCAACGACTACGACTGCGCCGACTCGCCCCGGATCATCGAGCATCTGTACGCCGGGCAGACCGGCGCACGGCACTGGGACGACCTCGGCTACAACTTCGTCGTCGACCGCTGCGGCACGATCTACGAGGGCCGGGCCGGCGGCACCGACCGGCCCGTCACCGGCGCCCACACCCAGGGTTTCAACCACCGCACCGCGGGCGTCGCCGCCCTCGGCACCTTCACGGACGGAGTGCCCGTCCCGCAGGCGATGACCGACGCGATCGCGGCGGTGGCGGCGTGGAAGCTGGGGCTCTCCGGGACCGACCCCCGCACGAAGGTGCGGCTGACCTCCAGCAACAGCCTCAGTCGCTACGCCTCCGGCACCACCGCCACGCTCCCCGCCGTGGCCGGCCACAACGACGGCTACTCGACGAGCTGCCCCGGCGCCGCCCTCAGCGCCCTCCTCCCGGAGATCAGGGCCACGGCGGCCCGCCTCCAGGGCCGGGCACCCTAG